In Cervus elaphus chromosome 7, mCerEla1.1, whole genome shotgun sequence, the following proteins share a genomic window:
- the MRPL14 gene encoding 39S ribosomal protein L14, mitochondrial: MGFSSGLWGPCVHMSRAFSQRCFSTTGSLGAIQKMTRVRVVDNSALGNTPYHRPPRCIHVYNKNGVGKVGDRILLAIKGQKKKALIVGHRMPGPAMTPRFDSNNVVLIEDNGNPVGTRIKTPIPTSLRRREGEFSKVLAIAQNFV, from the exons ATGGGTTTCTCTAGCGGACTCTGGGGCCCCTGCGTCCACATGAGCAGAGCATTCAGCCAGCGCTGTTTCAG CACCACTGGCAGCCTTGGCGCAATTCAGAAGATGACGCGGGTGCGTGTGGTGGACAACAGCGCCCTGGGGAACACTCCTTACCATCGCCCTCCTCGCTGCATCCACGTCTATAACAAGAACGGGGTGGGCAAGGTGGGCGACCGGATCCTGCTGGCCATCaaggggcagaagaagaaggcGCTCATCGTCGGGCACCGCATGCCTGGCCCCGCAATGACCCCCAGGTTTGACTCCAACAACGTGGTCCTCATCGAGGACAATGGGAACCCAGTGGGGACCCGAATCAAGACACCCATCCCCACCAGCCTCCGCCGGAGGGAAGGCGAATTTTCCAAGGTCCTGGCCATCGCTCAGAACTTCGTGTGA
- the TMEM63B gene encoding CSC1-like protein 2 codes for MLPFLLATLGTMALNNSNPKDYCYSARIRSTVLQGLPFGGVPTVLALDFMCFLALLFLFSILRKVAWDYGRLALVTDADRRRRQERDRVEQEYVASAMHGDSHDRYERLTSVSSSVDFDQRDNGFCSWLTAIFRIKDDEIRDKCGGDAVHYLSFQRHIIGLLVAVGVLSVGIVLPVNFSGDLLENNAYSFGRTTIANLKSGNNLLWLHTSFAFLYLLLTVYSMRRHTSKMRYKEDDLVKRTLFINGISKYAESEKIKKHFEEAYPNCTVLEARPCYNVARLMFLDAERKKAERGKLYFTNLQSKDNVPTMINPKPCGHLCCCVVRGCEQVEAIEYYTKLEQKLKEDYKREKEKVNEKPLGMAFVTFHNETITAIILKDFNVCKCQGCTCRGEPRSSSCSESLHISNWTVSYAPDPQNIYWEHLSIRGFIWWLRCLVINVVLFILLFFLTTPAIIITTMDKFNVTKPVEYLNNPIITQFFPTLLLWCFSALLPTIVYYSAFFEAHWTRSGENRTTMHKCYTFLIFMVLLLPSLGLSSLDLFFRWLFDKKFLAEAAIRFECVFLPDNGAFFVNYVIASAFIGNAMDLLRIPGLLMYMIRLCLARSAAERRNVKRHQAYEFQFGAAYAWMMCVFTVVMTYSITCPIIVPFGLMYMLLKHLVDRYNLYYAYLPAKLDKKIHSGAVNQVVAAPILCLFWLLFFSTMRTGFLAPTSMFTFVVLVITIVVCLCHVCFGHFKYLSAHNYKIEHTETDSVDPRSNGRPPNAAAVPKSAKYIAQVLQDSEVDGDGGPGSSGDEPPSSSSQDEELLMQPDGLTDTDFQSCEDSLIENEIRQ; via the exons ATGCTGCCCTTCCTGCTGGCCACACTGGGCACCATGGCCCTCAACAacagcaaccccaaggactactgCTACAGCGCCCGCATCCGCAGCACCGTCCTGCAGGGCCTGCCGTTCGGGGGCGTCCCCACCGTGCTGGCTCTGGACTTCATGTGCTTCCTT GCACTGCTGTTCTTGTTCTCCATCCTCCGGAAGGTGGCCTGGGACTACGGGCGGCTGGCCTTGGTGACAGATGCAGACAG GCGCCGGCGGCAGGAGAGAGACCGAGTGGAACAGGAATA tgtgGCCTCGGCTATGCACGGGGACAGTCACGACCGGTATGAGCGTCTCACGTCTGTCTCCAGCTCCGTCGACTTTGACCAAAGGGACAAT GGTTTCTGCTCCTGGCTGACAGCCATCTTCAGGATAAA GGATGACGAGATCCGGGATAAATGTGGAGGCGACGCCGTGCACTACCTGTCCTTCCAGCGGCACATCATCGGGCTGCTGGTGGCCGTGGGTGTCCTCTCTGTAGGCATTGTGCTGCCCGTCAACTtctcaggggacctgctgg AGAACAATGCCTACAGCTTTGGGAGAACCACCATTGCCAACTTGAAATCAGG GAACAACCTGCTATGGCTGCACACCTCCTTCGCCTTCCTGTACCTGCTGCTGACCGTCTACAGCATGCGCAGACACACCTCGAAGATGCGCTACAAGGAGGACGACCTG GTGAAGCGGACTCTCTTCATCAATGGAATCTCCAAATATGCAGAGTCAGAGAAGATCAAGAAGCATTTTGA GGAGGCCTACCCCAACTGCACGGTTCTGGAAGCCCGCCCATGTTACAACGTGGCTCGTCTGATGTTCCTCGATGCAGAGAG AAAGAAGGCCGAGCGGGGAAAACTCTACTTCACAAACCTCCAGAGCAAGGATAATGTCCCCACCATGATCAACCCCAAGCCCTGTGGTCATCTGTGCTGCTGTGTGGTGCGTGGCTGTGAGCAG GTGGAGGCCATCGAGTACTACACGAAGCTGGAGCAGAAGCTGAAGGAGGACTACAAGCGGGAGAAGGAGAAAGTGAACGAGAAGCCCCTCGGCATGGCCTTTGTCACCTTCCACAACGAGACCATCACGGCCAT catcctGAAGGACTTCAACGTGTGTAAGTGCCAGGGCTGCACCTGCCGCGGGGAGCCCCGCTCCTCGTCCTGCAGCGAGTCCCTACACATCTCCAACTGGACCGTGTCCTACGCCCCCGACCCCCAGAACATCTACTG GGAGCACCTCTCCATCCGCGGCTTCATCTGGTGGCTCCGCTGCCTGGTCATCAATGTCGTCCTCTTCATCTTGCTCTTCTTCCTCACCACCCCggccatcatcatcaccaccatggACAAGTTCAACGTCACCAAGCCTGTGGAGTACCTCAAC AACCCCATCATCACCCAGTTCTTCCCCACCCTGTTGCTGTGGTGCTTCTCGGCCCTGCTCCCCACCATCGTCTACTACTCTGCCTTCTTTGAAGCCCACTGGACACG ctctgGTGAGAACAGGACCACCATGCACAAGTGCTACACCTTCCTCATCTTCATGGTGCTGCTCCTGCCCTCGCTGGGACTGAGCAG CCTGGACCTCTTCTTCCGCTGGCTCTTTGACAAGAAATTCTTGGCTGAGGCAGCTATCCGGTTTGA GTGCGTGTTCCTGCCCGACAACGGCGCCTTCTTCGTGAACTACGTCATTGCCTCCGCCTTTATCGGCAACGCCATGGACCTGCTGCGCATCCCGGGCCTGCTCATGTACATGATCCGGCTCTGCCTGGCGCGCTCCGCCGCCGAGAGGCGCAACGTGAAGCGG catcaggcctaCGAGTTCCAGTTTGGCGCAGCCTACGCTTGGATGATGTGCGTCTTCACGGTGGTCATGACCTACAGTATCACCTGCCCCATCATCGTGCCCTTCG GGCTCATGTACATGCTGCTGAAGCACCTGGTAGACAGGTACAATCTCTACTACGCCTACCTGCCGGCCAAGCTGGACAAGAAGATCCACTCGGGGGCTGTCAACCAGGTGGTGGCTGCGCCCATCCTCTGCCTCTTCTGGCTGTTGTTCTTCTCCACCATGCGCACGG ggTTTCTAGCCCCGACGTCCATGTTCACGTTCGTCGTCCTGGTGATCACCATTGTCGTCTGTCTCTGCCACGTCTGCTTCGGACACTTCAAATACCTCAGTGCCCACAACTACAAG ATTGAGCACACGGAGACAGATTCCGTGGACCCCAGAAGCAATGGACGGCCCCCCAATGCTGCCGCTGTCCCCAAATCTGCG AAATACATCGCTCAGGTGCTGCAGGACTCAGAAGTTGACGGGGACGGGGGTCCCGGGAGCTCGGGGGACGAGCCCCCGTCGTCCTCCTCCCAAGACGAGGAGCTGCTGATGCAGCCTGACGGCCTCACGGACACAGACTTCCAGTCTTGTGAGGACAGCCTCATAGAGAACGAGATCCGCCAGTAA